From the [Limnothrix rosea] IAM M-220 genome, the window CTGGGGGCGGATGATTATTTAACGAAACCTTTTTCGACGGAAACTTTATTGCGAGCGATTGAAACCCGATTAAGCAAACAGGTTCAATTGAAATCCTATTATGAAAGTTCTTTAGAGAGGCTCCGCCAAAGTATTATGACTTCTCTTCCCCATGAGTTTCGAACGCCTTTGGTGGGGATTTTAGGGGCGTCAGAATTTTTATTGGCGGATCTTGATAATTTGGAGCTGGGTACGATTCGAGAGCTACTGCTTGATATTCGTCAGTCTGGCGATCGCCTCCATAAATTAATCCAAAAATATCTATGCTTTGTGCGGTTACAAGACCGCTATTTACGATATACTCCGCCAGAAACAAGGATTGCCGCTTCCTCTACTGACCTTGTAATAGACATTGCGCGACAGGCCTTGAGTGATCATGAAAGGGAAAGTGATCTGAATGCCATCATCTCCATTGAAAGTACATGTCTTAATGGCTGTGATTGCCAACGACTTTTTAGTGAACTGTTGGATAATGCGGCAAAATTTTCCCCGGCCGGGACTCCAATTCTCTTAAAGTTTTTTACGGAAGCAGACTATGAATGCATCGTCGTAAAAGACTATGGGCGCGGCATGGCGGAAGAAGAGCGCCAAAATATTGGTGCTTTACAACAATTTCAGCGGGAACAACATGAGCAACAGGGAGCTGGACTAGGGTTGGCGATCGCCCAGCTCATTGCCAAAATTTACGGTGGCCAGTTGCACATCGACAGCGAACCCGGTATCGGCACATCGGTGCATGTGACTTTACCGAAAACACCAAGCCCCTAAAATCCAGACAGATTGCTTGCAGACTGACTGACCTGTACTGCCGATTGGGAAAACAGTTGAAACGCCTGACGAATTTCCTGTTCCCCTTGGCCGGGGGTCAAAATCCATTCATCACGAATACCCATCTCGCGGAATACTTTACGGAAATCGGTCTGATAACCATCGTCAATGCCCATGGCGGCGATCGTATGGTTTTCAACTTTGAGCATATCTTCGACCACAGCTTTGACATCCTTTGCCGTTGCCCGTCGGGAACTCACATCCGCACCATCCGTAATCAGCAAGGTAATCGTACGAACCGGTACACCGTTATCACTAAATTCCTGTGCCTTCGCTAATACTGTGCCCAGCAAAACGAGGCTCTGATCATAGAGAGGTGTGCCTAGACGCGGATCATAATTTTGCGGTGTCATGCGCACTGCTTGGTCTAAAAAACAGTAGGGATACAACACAAAACCATTGAGATAGCGATTGTGAATGAGGATTTCGCCCGTTTGGGGACATTGAGCGAGAGCATCTAGAACAGCATTATGACCGCCCCGTACCGCCTGGGCATTACTGCCATAGCGAATAGAACTGGAATCGTCGGGCATCACAGTCACTAAAACAACTTCCGACGACATGACATCATCGACTTCGATACCAAGTCCCGCCTGAATAGCCACACCTAAATCATGAACATCGAGGGATTGTAAGGCTGCCTGTGACAACATACCTTCGGCATGAGCGCCTTGAAATAATGCTTGAATGTCTTGGGGATAACTCATTTACTTTAATGTTAAATCTACACTTTTTATTTTAGCTGTCTTTTTGACACTTTGGTGTGATTCAAGAAAACTGAGGGATGGTCACGAAAAGTTAACCTTTAAATCTGGGATTGCAGATGGCGGAGCGGGGCTAATCAAGTAAGATTGAGCGCAGAAGTTTATGTCAATGTAAAGGTCATATATTTATGTCTCTGGTGAAAGCTAAGCCTGCTCTCCTGGTTCTCGCAGACGGTACAACTTATCAAGGGCGTTCTTTTGGGGCAACGGGTACAACCTTTGGTGAAGTTGTTTTTAATACGGGAATGACGGGGTATCAGGAGGTACTCACTGATCCGAGTTATCGTGGTCAGGTTGTCACTTTCACCTATCCGGAATTGGGTAATACTGGTGTTACGCCTGAGGATGAGGAGTCTGGTGGCCCCCAAGTGAAAGGGGCGATCGCCCGGAATATTGCACTCCGTCCGAGTAACTGGCGATCGACCCAAGCTCTACCGGATTACCTCAAAGAACATAATGTTGTCGGGATTTATGGCATCGATACCCGAGATTTGACGCGACGATTACGGGTTTCTGGTTCGATGAACGGTGCTATCTCCACAGAAATTTTAGATGCTGAAGAGTTACTGCGTCAGCTCCAAGAAACGCCTAGTATGGAAGGTCAAAACCTTGTGAAGGAGGTGACCACCTCTGAGATTTATGAATGGACAGAAACCACCGATAGTCATTGGGAATTTAGTGATACGACTAAGGCTAATGCTGATTTAACGGTGGTTGCCGTTGACTTTGGTGTGAAGCGCAATATTCTCAAGCGTTTAGCGAGCTATGGTTGCAAGGTGATTGTTGTGCCTGCCAATACTCCTGCCGAGAAAATTCTTGCTTACAATCCTGATGGTATTTTCCTTTCCAATGGCCCCGGTGATCCAGCCGCGGTCACAGAAGGTATTGCGACCGTAAAAGATCTACTGGAAGCGAAAAAGCCCACCTTCGGGATTTGTATGGGTCACCAGATTCTTGGTCTTTCCCTTGGTGCTGAAACTTTTAAGCTCAAGTTTGGTCACCGTGGTCTGAATCAACCGGCAGGACTAAAACAAAAGCAAATTGAAATAACCAGTCAAAATCATGGTTTCGCCATCGCAGAGGAGTCGATGAGCGATGATATCGAAATTACTCACCTCAATCTTAATGACCGCACTGTGGCGGGTCTCGAACATAAGGAATTACCGTTCTTCTCGGTGCAATACCACCCTGAAGCGAGTCCAGGCCCCCATGATGCCGACTACCTCTTTGATAAATTCGTTCAGGCTATGCGTGAACATAAGGGCTAATAAGATTGGGCGGCGATCGCCATTTTTCAGGTATCAGACATCAGATATCAGACATCAGTAACAATCAAAGGTCTGCGGCGATCGCCGCCCAGATAAACATATCGGCAGCTCAATACTCAACGTTGTCCCCTCTCCCAGCACAGAAAAACAAGATAAATTGCCACCATGCTTTTCGACAATGACCTGATAACTAATGGATAACCCCAGCCCCGTGCCCTTGCCCACAGCCTTCGTCGAGAAAAATGGATCAAACATTTTTTCCTGTACCTCCATTGGTATCCCCGACCCATTATCACTAATCTGAATATTGACGTAATCTCGCCGAAGCCGAGCCGTAGAAATCGTAATAGTCGGCTGTTCAGTCAAATGATTTTGCGGCGGTTGAAACGTCTCCAGCACATCAATCGCATTGTTGATAATATGCATAAAAACCTGATTTAAATCACTCGCATAACACTCAATTTCAGGCAGCTCACCGTACTGCCGCTGAATTTGAATTTCACTACGCCGCGCATTGCCCCTAAACCGACT encodes:
- a CDS encoding vWA domain-containing protein, whose amino-acid sequence is MSYPQDIQALFQGAHAEGMLSQAALQSLDVHDLGVAIQAGLGIEVDDVMSSEVVLVTVMPDDSSSIRYGSNAQAVRGGHNAVLDALAQCPQTGEILIHNRYLNGFVLYPYCFLDQAVRMTPQNYDPRLGTPLYDQSLVLLGTVLAKAQEFSDNGVPVRTITLLITDGADVSSRRATAKDVKAVVEDMLKVENHTIAAMGIDDGYQTDFRKVFREMGIRDEWILTPGQGEQEIRQAFQLFSQSAVQVSQSASNLSGF
- the carA gene encoding glutamine-hydrolyzing carbamoyl-phosphate synthase small subunit, whose amino-acid sequence is MSLVKAKPALLVLADGTTYQGRSFGATGTTFGEVVFNTGMTGYQEVLTDPSYRGQVVTFTYPELGNTGVTPEDEESGGPQVKGAIARNIALRPSNWRSTQALPDYLKEHNVVGIYGIDTRDLTRRLRVSGSMNGAISTEILDAEELLRQLQETPSMEGQNLVKEVTTSEIYEWTETTDSHWEFSDTTKANADLTVVAVDFGVKRNILKRLASYGCKVIVVPANTPAEKILAYNPDGIFLSNGPGDPAAVTEGIATVKDLLEAKKPTFGICMGHQILGLSLGAETFKLKFGHRGLNQPAGLKQKQIEITSQNHGFAIAEESMSDDIEITHLNLNDRTVAGLEHKELPFFSVQYHPEASPGPHDADYLFDKFVQAMREHKG
- a CDS encoding response regulator, with translation MTTILVIEDEQAIADIIYDILTAQGFTVLMAYDAPRGIEIAMEKLPDLILCDVGLPPVPRGGHEVLRQLRKNNATLAIPLIFLTAFSADEDIREGMELGADDYLTKPFSTETLLRAIETRLSKQVQLKSYYESSLERLRQSIMTSLPHEFRTPLVGILGASEFLLADLDNLELGTIRELLLDIRQSGDRLHKLIQKYLCFVRLQDRYLRYTPPETRIAASSTDLVIDIARQALSDHERESDLNAIISIESTCLNGCDCQRLFSELLDNAAKFSPAGTPILLKFFTEADYECIVVKDYGRGMAEEERQNIGALQQFQREQHEQQGAGLGLAIAQLIAKIYGGQLHIDSEPGIGTSVHVTLPKTPSP